The following are from one region of the Streptomyces decoyicus genome:
- a CDS encoding DUF397 domain-containing protein, which yields MTLKPSAGDASELEWTKSSYSGQGNGNECVEVAWQKSSYSDSSNGHDCIEVAPTPHTIHIRDSKNPHGPQLHLRPAAWADFVAYAAAGR from the coding sequence ATGACACTCAAGCCCTCTGCCGGAGACGCTTCCGAGCTGGAGTGGACCAAGAGCAGCTACAGCGGCCAAGGTAACGGCAACGAGTGCGTCGAAGTCGCCTGGCAGAAGAGCAGCTACAGCGACAGCAGTAACGGCCATGACTGCATCGAAGTCGCCCCCACCCCCCACACCATCCACATCCGCGACTCCAAGAACCCCCACGGCCCGCAGCTCCACCTCCGGCCCGCCGCTTGGGCGGACTTCGTCGCGTACGCCGCCGCCGGGCGCTGA
- a CDS encoding helix-turn-helix domain-containing protein, giving the protein MNVDGAEDGGWELDPEDDAQAAVETVGRQLKLWREAAGLRPAEFGAAVGYGENLIYKIERGSRIPRPEFLERADEVLGAGGKIAAMKKDVERARYPKRIRDLTRWEAEVVELGAYGNHNLHGLLQTKEYTRALFEMRRPAYSPDKVEREVTARIARQSIFARTPAPALMFVQEEVTLRRPIGGTMVLRQQLEHLLEVGQLRNVEVQVMPTNLDDHAGMGGEIEILKFGDGSVVGRPDDQFTSRLISSPKETRILELRYGIIRAQALTPRESMAFIEKVLGET; this is encoded by the coding sequence ATGAATGTTGACGGTGCGGAAGACGGGGGTTGGGAACTCGACCCGGAAGATGACGCACAGGCGGCCGTGGAGACGGTCGGGCGCCAGCTCAAATTGTGGCGGGAGGCCGCCGGGCTACGCCCGGCAGAGTTCGGCGCGGCCGTCGGGTACGGGGAGAACCTCATCTACAAGATCGAGCGCGGCAGCCGCATCCCACGCCCGGAGTTCCTCGAAAGGGCCGATGAGGTCTTAGGCGCGGGCGGCAAGATCGCCGCAATGAAGAAGGATGTGGAGCGAGCCCGGTACCCGAAGAGGATTCGCGACCTGACGAGGTGGGAAGCCGAGGTCGTCGAGCTGGGCGCGTATGGCAATCACAACCTGCATGGGCTGTTGCAGACGAAGGAGTACACACGCGCACTGTTCGAGATGCGCCGCCCTGCCTACTCGCCAGACAAAGTGGAACGCGAGGTGACCGCGCGCATTGCTCGACAGTCGATCTTCGCCCGCACTCCTGCACCGGCGCTCATGTTCGTCCAGGAAGAGGTGACACTGCGCCGCCCCATTGGAGGCACAATGGTTCTGCGACAACAGCTCGAACACCTGTTGGAGGTAGGTCAGTTGCGGAACGTCGAAGTCCAGGTGATGCCGACGAACCTCGACGACCATGCCGGGATGGGCGGTGAGATCGAGATCCTGAAGTTCGGGGACGGGTCAGTAGTGGGTCGCCCCGATGACCAGTTCACCAGCCGTCTGATCTCCAGCCCGAAAGAGACCCGGATCCTGGAACTGCGGTATGGCATCATCCGGGCCCAGGCTCTCACGCCCCGGGAGTCGATGGCCTTCATCGAGAAAGTGCTGGGAGAGACATGA
- a CDS encoding ATP-binding protein, which produces MNQEIAEHKLTFHVQLSATRRGARLARLLATEQLRSWGLPFEGPAQVIAELAANAASHGLVPGRDFRLAVLSDADTLRIEVTDARGDRLPDPQGSGLRESGHGLILVDALADRWGTRRGPFPCKTVWAEFDLPMWGR; this is translated from the coding sequence GTGAATCAGGAAATCGCCGAGCACAAGCTCACGTTCCACGTCCAGCTGTCCGCCACCCGCCGGGGCGCCCGTCTCGCGCGGCTTCTCGCGACTGAGCAACTCCGGTCCTGGGGGCTGCCGTTCGAAGGCCCGGCTCAGGTCATTGCCGAGCTGGCCGCGAACGCCGCGTCGCACGGCCTCGTGCCGGGCCGGGACTTCCGCCTCGCCGTTCTGTCCGACGCGGACACGCTCCGTATCGAAGTGACGGATGCCCGCGGTGACCGGCTCCCGGACCCACAGGGCTCAGGCCTACGGGAATCGGGCCACGGTCTGATCCTGGTCGACGCGCTCGCCGACCGCTGGGGCACCCGACGGGGACCCTTCCCCTGCAAAACGGTCTGGGCGGAATTCGACCTACCGATGTGGGGCCGATGA
- a CDS encoding helix-turn-helix domain-containing protein: MAEQQFNAPARARYDVHRSPSGVRKVTEHQDPGYTIVGNHLTQHRSLSGLAIGLAAYIQSLPEGAPVDVRTLAKRFPEGRGRIAAALRELEAYGYLERVRRRTDDGRMVTVTISYNNPAATRARRAREDAAQTKRRTAAEPPPPAAPAPAPAPCPAPAPALEPPHGRTEPAPPPHRRPQLAQLPEPATRDHHTSAAALLANLRRDDPRLLLSVRDIHRLTPPVAAWLERGASPDAVHSALTTGLPPTLRHPAALLAHRLAELLPPPLPAATPSTPTAPPPPLQTCDGCERAFRAPVPGRCRDCRQPGRQSKEQRGMKLS; this comes from the coding sequence ATGGCTGAGCAGCAGTTTAATGCGCCTGCGCGCGCCCGGTACGACGTTCACCGATCCCCGTCCGGCGTCCGCAAAGTCACCGAACACCAGGACCCCGGCTACACGATCGTCGGCAATCACCTCACCCAGCACCGATCCCTGTCCGGCCTGGCGATCGGGCTCGCCGCCTACATCCAGTCGTTGCCCGAGGGCGCGCCGGTCGACGTCCGTACGCTCGCGAAGAGGTTCCCGGAGGGGCGGGGCCGGATCGCCGCCGCCTTACGGGAGTTGGAGGCGTACGGCTACCTCGAACGGGTCCGGCGGCGCACCGACGACGGGCGGATGGTCACGGTCACGATCTCGTACAACAACCCGGCGGCCACCCGCGCCCGCCGCGCACGCGAGGACGCCGCGCAGACCAAGCGCCGCACCGCCGCCGAACCGCCGCCCCCTGCCGCTCCGGCCCCGGCCCCGGCCCCATGCCCGGCCCCGGCCCCGGCTCTTGAGCCTCCGCACGGACGAACGGAGCCCGCACCCCCGCCGCACCGACGTCCGCAGCTCGCGCAACTACCGGAACCCGCCACCCGCGACCACCACACCTCGGCCGCCGCCCTCCTGGCCAACCTCCGCCGTGACGATCCCCGCCTCCTGCTCTCCGTACGGGATATCCACCGTCTCACCCCGCCCGTGGCCGCCTGGCTGGAGCGCGGCGCGTCCCCGGACGCCGTACACAGCGCCCTGACCACCGGCCTCCCCCCGACCCTCCGCCACCCGGCAGCACTACTCGCCCACCGGCTCGCAGAGCTCCTGCCGCCACCTCTCCCGGCGGCAACCCCCTCCACCCCCACGGCCCCACCACCCCCGCTCCAGACCTGCGACGGCTGCGAGCGTGCCTTCCGCGCCCCTGTCCCGGGCCGCTGCCGCGACTGCCGTCAGCCGGGACGTCAGAGCAAAGAGCAGAGAGGCATGAAGTTGAGCTGA
- a CDS encoding response regulator — translation MTTAPDTSAGILIVDDMEENLVALEAVLSSLSQKVVRARSGEEALKAMLREEFAVVLIDVLMPGMNGFETAANIKGLDQTKDVPIILLTGASVDPNYAYRGYTVGAADFLIKPFDPWLLRTKVNVFLDLHRKNRQLAAQAEQLKRLLTSEDHPGDEGPSPATTTPTTTPTAATTATITAGTDAASPSPPASPAGSPTMSPSVSAEHPPLPPEGPGAPPPPEPPPQPAAPASDASRLADIAGQLAEVELLLRDAKGSDKKRLADRITELEQAVGRLMVSRGT, via the coding sequence ATGACGACCGCACCGGACACCTCAGCCGGCATCCTCATCGTCGACGACATGGAGGAGAACCTCGTCGCACTGGAAGCCGTACTGAGCTCCCTCAGCCAGAAAGTGGTCCGCGCGCGCTCCGGCGAAGAGGCCCTCAAGGCCATGCTGCGCGAGGAGTTCGCGGTCGTTCTCATCGATGTGCTGATGCCGGGCATGAACGGTTTCGAGACCGCCGCCAACATCAAGGGCCTGGACCAGACGAAAGACGTCCCGATCATTCTCCTCACCGGCGCCTCGGTCGACCCGAACTACGCCTACCGCGGCTACACGGTCGGCGCCGCCGACTTCCTCATCAAGCCCTTCGATCCCTGGCTGCTGCGCACCAAGGTGAACGTCTTCCTCGACCTCCATCGCAAGAACCGTCAACTGGCCGCCCAGGCGGAGCAGTTGAAGCGTCTGCTGACGTCGGAAGACCACCCTGGGGACGAGGGGCCGTCGCCCGCCACCACGACGCCCACGACGACGCCCACGGCCGCGACCACCGCCACGATCACCGCCGGAACGGATGCGGCTTCGCCGTCGCCGCCGGCCTCGCCCGCGGGGTCGCCGACGATGTCGCCCTCGGTGTCGGCCGAGCACCCTCCCCTTCCCCCGGAAGGCCCCGGTGCCCCGCCGCCTCCCGAGCCGCCCCCGCAGCCCGCGGCGCCCGCCTCCGACGCCTCCCGCCTCGCGGACATCGCCGGCCAGCTCGCCGAGGTGGAACTCCTCCTGCGTGACGCAAAAGGCTCCGACAAGAAGCGTCTCGCCGACCGCATCACCGAATTGGAGCAGGCGGTGGGGCGGTTGATGGTGAGCCGGGGGACTTGA
- a CDS encoding HAMP domain-containing protein — protein MALDPSRPEPASPPPEPPEPAEPPQPGGSRHDGQWVRTGELRPLLAAMNALRDGDFTARVEIPQDSTSTDGVLADMTGVFNQVVARNAHLASELQRVRSEIIRQGRLDERITASPGQGTWTTNIEAANTVLEALVVPLAKATRVLDAVADGDLTQRVDLHDGNRQLRGDLRRLGSGVNRMVDQLSLFTGEVTRVAREVGTEGRLGGRAKVQGLSGDWLHVTEAVNTMASRLTAQVRDIAVVTTAVATGDLTQQVTVEATGELLELKLTVNKMVDQLRAFADEVTRVAREVGTEGQLGGRAQVRGVSGVWKDLTDNVNFMASNLTWQVRNIAQVTTAVANGDLSQKITVDARGEILELKSTINTMVDQLSAFADEVTRVAREVGTEGRLGGRAQVRGVSGVWRDLTESVNFMADNLTSQVRNIALVATAVAEGDLGKTITVEAKGEILELKTTINTMVDQLSAFADEVTRVAREVGTEGNLGGQAQVRDVSGVWKDLTDNVNFMALNLTSQVRNIAQVTTAVANGDLSKKIDVDARGEILELKDTVNTMVQQLRAFADEVTRVAREVGTEGRLGGRAQVHGVSGVWKNLTDNVNSMADNLTSQVRNIAQVATAVAKGDLSKKIDVDARGEILELKTTINTMVDTLSSFSSEVTRVAREVGSEGQLGGQARVEGVYGTWKRLTTSVNELALNLTTQVRAIAEVASAVTQGDMSGSISVEAQGEVAALKNNINLMVANLRETTRAKDWLESNLARIASLMQGHRDLVEVADLILRELTPLVNAQFGAFFLAEAGAEPGEGLELIAGYGTGQPEGRRSLPRLRLGTPGWGLITQAAMEKKRIVVEAVPPDYITISSGLGAAAPASIVILPILFEDQVLGVIELASFSRFSEVHLAFIDQFVNTIGVSINTIIANSRTESLLSESQRLTAELRQRSDELQLTNAELEEKAALLATSSQYKSEFLANMSHELRTPLNSLLVLSRLLADNPDGRLSSQEVEFAVTIHRAGSDLLQLINDILDLSKIEAGRMDVHPKTLPLIKLLDYVRATFKPLTVDRGLTFDVRVGENVPKELFSDEQRLQQILRNLLSNAVKFTSSGSVELIVQRVPGTEFEEESLRTADDVIALSVKDTGIGISPEKLDGIFEAFQQSDGTTNRKYGGTGLGLSISRDMASLLGGRIIAESEPGVGSTFTLYVPARYTGPFPAPSPTAATRPADITAQAGPARPVLAEQLTAAPSPASTSASPSSASGDVFPAKTEQEQTPHLGTHSPDGSDVTWPETTRLKDWLSGRPGEVLVNRRILIVDDDIRNVFALTHVLGRVGIRVKYAENGREGLEVLDRTPDVSLVLMDIMMPEMDGYEMIKAIRQAPRFADLPVIALTAKAMPGDREKAIESGANDYIPKPVDVDRLLTVICGLLDPENCGMAPAPDPDSPESPENPANPESCDTAETAGSPDSPRSADDGESADQADQRPTGEPS, from the coding sequence ATGGCGCTCGACCCGTCCCGGCCCGAGCCTGCTTCTCCGCCCCCAGAGCCTCCCGAGCCCGCCGAGCCCCCGCAGCCCGGCGGCTCCCGGCACGACGGACAGTGGGTGCGGACCGGTGAGCTACGGCCGTTGCTCGCGGCGATGAACGCGCTGCGCGACGGTGATTTCACCGCACGCGTGGAGATCCCGCAGGACAGCACCTCCACCGATGGCGTGCTGGCCGACATGACCGGCGTCTTCAACCAGGTCGTCGCCCGCAACGCCCATCTGGCCTCCGAGCTCCAGCGCGTACGCAGCGAGATCATCCGGCAGGGCCGGCTGGACGAGCGGATCACCGCGAGCCCCGGCCAGGGGACCTGGACGACGAACATCGAGGCGGCCAACACGGTCCTCGAAGCGCTGGTGGTCCCGCTCGCCAAGGCCACCCGGGTGCTGGACGCGGTGGCCGACGGCGACCTGACCCAGCGGGTCGATCTGCACGACGGCAACCGCCAGCTCCGCGGCGATCTGCGCCGGCTGGGCAGCGGGGTGAACCGCATGGTCGACCAGCTGTCGCTGTTCACCGGCGAGGTCACCCGGGTCGCCCGTGAGGTCGGCACCGAAGGGCGGCTCGGCGGCCGGGCCAAGGTCCAGGGGCTCTCCGGCGACTGGCTCCATGTGACCGAGGCGGTCAACACCATGGCGTCACGGCTGACCGCGCAGGTCAGGGACATCGCCGTGGTCACGACCGCGGTGGCCACCGGCGACCTGACCCAGCAGGTGACGGTCGAGGCCACCGGCGAGCTGCTGGAGCTGAAGCTCACCGTCAACAAGATGGTGGACCAGCTGCGGGCGTTCGCCGACGAGGTCACCCGCGTCGCCCGCGAGGTCGGCACGGAGGGCCAGCTGGGCGGCCGCGCGCAGGTCAGGGGCGTCTCCGGGGTCTGGAAGGACCTCACCGACAACGTCAACTTCATGGCGTCCAACCTGACCTGGCAGGTCCGCAACATCGCCCAGGTCACCACGGCCGTCGCCAACGGCGACCTGAGCCAGAAGATCACCGTGGACGCACGGGGCGAGATCCTGGAGCTGAAGTCGACGATCAACACCATGGTCGACCAGCTCTCCGCCTTCGCCGACGAGGTCACCCGCGTCGCCCGCGAGGTCGGCACCGAAGGCCGGCTGGGCGGCCGAGCGCAGGTCAGGGGCGTCTCCGGGGTCTGGCGGGACCTCACCGAAAGCGTCAACTTCATGGCGGACAACCTGACGTCGCAGGTCCGCAACATCGCACTGGTCGCCACCGCCGTCGCGGAGGGCGACCTCGGCAAGACGATCACCGTGGAGGCGAAGGGCGAGATCCTGGAGCTGAAGACCACGATCAACACCATGGTCGACCAGCTCTCCGCCTTCGCCGACGAGGTCACCCGCGTCGCCCGCGAGGTCGGCACCGAAGGAAACCTGGGCGGTCAGGCGCAGGTCAGGGACGTCTCCGGGGTCTGGAAGGACCTCACCGACAACGTCAACTTCATGGCGCTGAACCTGACCTCGCAGGTCCGCAACATCGCCCAGGTCACCACGGCCGTCGCCAACGGCGATCTGTCCAAGAAGATCGATGTGGACGCACGGGGCGAGATCCTGGAGCTGAAGGACACGGTCAACACGATGGTCCAGCAGCTGCGGGCGTTCGCGGACGAGGTCACCCGGGTGGCCCGCGAGGTCGGCACCGAAGGCCGGCTGGGCGGCCGGGCCCAGGTCCATGGCGTCTCCGGCGTCTGGAAGAACCTCACCGACAACGTCAACTCCATGGCCGACAACCTGACGTCCCAGGTCCGCAACATCGCCCAGGTCGCGACCGCCGTCGCGAAGGGCGACCTGTCCAAGAAGATCGATGTGGACGCCCGCGGCGAGATCCTGGAACTGAAGACGACGATCAACACGATGGTCGACACCCTGTCCTCGTTCTCCTCCGAGGTGACCCGGGTGGCCCGCGAGGTCGGCAGCGAGGGCCAGCTCGGCGGCCAGGCCCGGGTCGAGGGCGTCTACGGCACCTGGAAGCGGCTGACGACCAGCGTCAACGAGCTGGCGCTGAACCTGACGACGCAGGTCCGCGCGATCGCCGAGGTGGCCAGCGCCGTCACCCAGGGCGATATGTCGGGCTCCATCTCCGTGGAGGCCCAGGGTGAGGTCGCCGCCCTGAAGAACAACATCAACCTCATGGTCGCCAATCTCCGCGAGACCACCCGCGCCAAGGACTGGCTGGAGTCCAACCTCGCCCGTATCGCCAGCCTGATGCAGGGCCACCGCGACCTGGTCGAGGTCGCCGACCTGATCCTGCGCGAGCTGACCCCGCTGGTGAATGCGCAGTTCGGCGCGTTCTTCCTGGCCGAGGCGGGCGCCGAACCCGGCGAGGGCCTGGAGCTGATCGCCGGTTACGGCACCGGCCAGCCCGAGGGCCGCCGCTCCCTGCCGCGGCTGCGCCTGGGCACCCCCGGCTGGGGCCTGATCACCCAGGCCGCCATGGAGAAGAAGCGCATCGTCGTCGAGGCCGTACCGCCCGACTACATCACCATCAGCTCCGGACTCGGTGCCGCGGCCCCGGCCAGCATCGTCATCCTCCCGATCCTCTTCGAGGACCAGGTGCTCGGCGTGATCGAGCTGGCCTCCTTCAGCCGGTTCAGCGAGGTCCACCTCGCCTTCATCGACCAGTTCGTGAACACCATCGGCGTCTCGATCAACACCATCATCGCCAACTCCCGTACGGAATCGCTGCTTTCGGAATCCCAGCGGCTGACCGCCGAGCTCCGCCAGCGCTCCGACGAGCTCCAGCTGACGAATGCCGAGCTGGAGGAGAAGGCGGCCCTGCTCGCCACCTCCTCCCAGTACAAGTCGGAGTTCCTGGCGAACATGTCGCATGAGCTGCGCACCCCGCTGAACTCCCTGCTGGTGCTCTCCCGGCTCCTCGCCGACAACCCCGACGGCCGGCTCTCCTCCCAGGAGGTGGAGTTCGCCGTCACCATCCACCGCGCGGGCTCCGACCTGCTCCAGCTCATCAACGACATCCTCGATCTGTCGAAGATCGAGGCCGGCCGGATGGACGTCCACCCCAAGACCCTGCCGCTGATCAAACTGCTCGACTACGTCCGCGCCACCTTCAAGCCGCTCACCGTCGACCGCGGCCTGACCTTCGACGTCAGGGTCGGCGAGAACGTCCCCAAGGAGCTCTTCTCCGACGAACAGCGCCTCCAGCAGATCCTCCGCAACCTCCTGTCCAACGCCGTGAAGTTCACCTCCTCCGGCAGCGTGGAACTCATCGTCCAGCGCGTACCGGGCACGGAATTCGAGGAGGAGTCCCTGCGCACCGCGGACGACGTCATCGCGCTCTCCGTGAAGGACACCGGAATCGGCATCTCACCGGAGAAACTCGACGGCATCTTCGAGGCGTTCCAGCAGTCCGACGGCACCACCAACCGCAAATACGGCGGCACCGGTCTCGGCCTCTCCATCAGCCGCGACATGGCCTCGCTGCTCGGCGGCCGGATCATCGCCGAGAGCGAGCCGGGCGTCGGCTCGACCTTCACCCTGTATGTGCCCGCGCGCTACACCGGGCCCTTCCCCGCGCCGAGCCCCACCGCCGCGACCCGCCCCGCGGACATCACCGCACAGGCCGGCCCCGCGCGCCCCGTCCTGGCCGAACAGCTCACGGCCGCGCCCAGCCCCGCGAGCACCTCGGCCTCGCCGAGCTCAGCCTCCGGTGACGTCTTCCCCGCCAAGACGGAGCAGGAGCAGACCCCGCACCTGGGAACCCACTCCCCCGACGGCAGCGATGTCACCTGGCCCGAGACCACCCGCCTCAAGGACTGGCTCAGCGGACGCCCCGGCGAGGTGCTGGTCAACCGCCGCATCCTCATCGTCGACGACGACATCCGCAATGTCTTCGCGCTCACGCATGTACTGGGCCGGGTCGGCATCCGCGTCAAGTACGCCGAGAACGGCCGCGAGGGCCTGGAGGTCCTCGACCGGACGCCGGACGTCTCGCTGGTGCTGATGGACATCATGATGCCCGAAATGGATGGTTACGAGATGATCAAGGCGATCCGACAAGCGCCCAGATTCGCGGACCTGCCGGTCATCGCGCTCACCGCGAAGGCCATGCCGGGCGACCGCGAAAAGGCGATCGAGAGCGGTGCCAACGACTACATCCCCAAACCGGTGGACGTGGACCGGCTGCTGACCGTGATCTGCGGCCTGCTGGACCCGGAGAACTGCGGTATGGCCCCGGCCCCTGATCCCGACAGCCCGGAGAGCCCGGAGAACCCCGCCAACCCGGAGAGCTGTGACACCGCAGAGACCGCCGGGAGTCCCGACAGCCCCCGGAGCGCCGACGACGGCGAGAGTGCAGACCAGGCCGACCAGCGACCGACGGGGGAGCCGTCATGA
- a CDS encoding SpoIIE family protein phosphatase, with product MPANQLAAAGARKFVRALLIERAGAPPATAGPGAAAISSELISDAVLLTSELVTNAVMYAGTDIDVTCRLEHDRPPAEGDGERRPAKVGVVLEVSDRHPARRVRGGVDARTGEPGYGLQLVSALAESWGVTYRRAVKTVWFRLEATEGEPGRISAVPRAEARAPEPPVRSAHPHPVAPRGRPHRFAAEWADRGGPSFLAETSELLAGQLDQDMVTALAAQLLVPRLADWCAIWLSTEGGGVQLSRVWHVDERRITPLRAELERDPPADIVSTAGTPWPWPDCAGAAPSGGSALAFPLIARDAEQGMLLLGRAGHLQMTDTVVRMVEDVARRVAQAVYTARQYTRQTTISLALQRRQLPATLASIPSVDTAIVYEPHGEGQTVGGDFYDVFPMGDRRWCFLLGDVQGKDPEAMSVTGLARHLVRLLAREGHGVESVLGRLNLAMAEESAEAVELGGEQAASRFLSLLYGELEVAPGVPGARCTVATAGHPPPLHMFVDGAVEAASDPQMLLGIDGGTEFHASTFHLAPGETLLCVTDGVTERRCGNWQLDDNDGLIEVMRDGMGLGAKALAEHVRRAAHDFGTGPVEDDLSVLVLQAVTPAAERRP from the coding sequence TTGCCCGCGAACCAGCTCGCGGCCGCCGGCGCACGTAAATTCGTGCGCGCGCTGCTCATCGAACGGGCGGGTGCCCCACCCGCCACGGCCGGGCCCGGTGCGGCCGCGATCAGCTCGGAGCTGATCAGCGACGCCGTCCTGCTCACCAGCGAGCTGGTCACCAATGCCGTGATGTACGCCGGTACCGATATCGATGTGACCTGCCGCCTGGAGCACGACCGGCCGCCCGCCGAGGGCGACGGGGAGCGCCGCCCGGCCAAGGTGGGAGTGGTGCTGGAGGTCTCCGACCGCCATCCCGCCCGGCGCGTCCGCGGCGGGGTGGATGCCCGCACCGGAGAGCCGGGGTACGGACTCCAGCTGGTGAGCGCGCTGGCGGAGTCCTGGGGCGTGACCTACCGCCGGGCCGTGAAGACCGTGTGGTTCCGTCTGGAGGCCACCGAGGGGGAGCCCGGACGCATCAGTGCCGTGCCCAGGGCCGAGGCGCGCGCCCCCGAGCCTCCCGTTCGTTCGGCCCACCCCCACCCCGTGGCCCCGCGCGGCCGCCCGCACAGGTTCGCCGCCGAATGGGCCGACCGCGGCGGCCCGTCCTTCCTCGCCGAGACCAGCGAACTGCTGGCCGGGCAGCTCGACCAGGACATGGTCACCGCGCTCGCCGCCCAGCTGCTGGTGCCCCGGCTCGCCGACTGGTGCGCCATCTGGCTGAGCACCGAGGGCGGCGGGGTGCAGCTCTCCCGGGTCTGGCATGTCGACGAGCGGCGGATCACCCCCCTCCGGGCCGAACTGGAACGGGACCCGCCGGCCGACATCGTCAGCACCGCCGGCACCCCCTGGCCCTGGCCGGACTGCGCCGGTGCGGCTCCCTCGGGCGGCTCCGCGCTCGCCTTCCCGCTGATCGCCCGGGACGCCGAGCAGGGCATGCTGCTGCTCGGGCGGGCCGGGCACCTCCAGATGACCGACACCGTGGTGCGGATGGTCGAGGACGTGGCACGCCGGGTCGCGCAGGCCGTGTACACCGCCCGTCAGTACACCCGGCAGACCACGATCAGCCTGGCGCTCCAGCGAAGGCAGCTGCCCGCGACGCTCGCCAGCATCCCCAGCGTCGACACCGCGATCGTCTACGAGCCGCACGGCGAGGGGCAGACCGTCGGCGGCGACTTCTACGACGTCTTTCCGATGGGCGACCGCCGCTGGTGCTTCCTGCTCGGGGACGTACAGGGCAAGGACCCGGAGGCGATGTCCGTGACCGGCCTGGCCCGCCATCTGGTGCGGCTGCTGGCCCGGGAGGGGCATGGCGTCGAGTCGGTGCTCGGCAGGCTGAATCTGGCCATGGCCGAGGAGAGCGCGGAGGCGGTGGAGCTGGGCGGCGAACAGGCCGCCTCCCGCTTCCTGAGCCTGCTGTACGGCGAGCTGGAGGTCGCTCCGGGCGTACCCGGAGCCCGCTGCACGGTCGCCACCGCCGGCCATCCGCCGCCGCTGCACATGTTCGTCGACGGCGCCGTGGAGGCGGCCTCCGACCCCCAGATGCTGCTCGGCATCGACGGGGGCACCGAATTCCACGCCAGCACCTTCCACCTCGCACCGGGCGAGACGCTGCTGTGCGTGACCGACGGGGTCACCGAACGCCGTTGCGGCAACTGGCAGTTGGACGACAACGACGGTCTGATCGAGGTGATGCGGGACGGCATGGGGCTGGGCGCCAAGGCCCTCGCCGAGCACGTACGCCGCGCCGCACACGACTTCGGCACCGGCCCGGTCGAGGACGATCTGTCGGTGCTGGTGCTCCAGGCGGTGACCCCGGCGGCCGAACGGCGCCCGTGA